In the Rhizophagus irregularis chromosome 10, complete sequence genome, one interval contains:
- a CDS encoding Ubiquitin-conjugating enzyme E2 4, giving the protein MALKRINKELKDLENDPPETCTAGPIDDDLFHWQATIMGPEDSPYNGGIFNLDIRFPQDYPFKQPKVTFQTTIYHPNIDCKGNICLDILKDQWSPGLTISNVLLSICSRLTDPNPDDPLAPEIAHIYKTDRSRFDDTARDWTRKYASE; this is encoded by the exons ATGGCGCTTAAAAGAATTAACAAA gAATTGaaagatttagaaaatgaCCCACCAGAAACTTGTACTGCTGGTCCAATTGATGATGATCTTTTCCATTGGCAAGCGACAATTATGGGTCCC GAGGATTCTCCATACAATGGCGGTATATTTAACCTTGATATTCGTTTCCCTCAAGATTATCCGTTCAAACAACcaaag GTGACGTTTCAGACAACAATTTATCATCCGAATATTGACTGTAAGGGAAATATATGCTTGGATATTCTAAAAGACCAATGGTCGCCAGGACTTACCATCTCGaatg TACTCTTGTCAATTTGCTCAAGGCTAACTGATCCAAATCCag ATGATCCACTCGCACCCGAAATTGCTCATATATACAAAACAGATCGCTCTCGTTTTGATGATACTGCTAGAGATTGGACACGTAAATATGCTTCTGAATAA